One genomic segment of Halomarina pelagica includes these proteins:
- a CDS encoding DUF4387 domain-containing protein — protein MRLGALADVVRSKNAGIHYVTVDVMFRDRRTFEAVRDSGVLSAATVADRYGLPVDDVRFFVYEPGLAFKATFPRAHIAGSPGDPDLYGAQQHAPLLDVEVPIE, from the coding sequence GTGAGACTCGGTGCCCTCGCGGACGTGGTCCGCAGCAAGAACGCCGGCATCCACTACGTCACCGTCGACGTGATGTTCCGAGATCGACGGACGTTCGAGGCGGTGCGGGACTCGGGCGTCCTCTCGGCGGCGACGGTCGCGGACCGGTACGGGCTCCCGGTCGACGACGTCCGGTTTTTCGTCTACGAGCCCGGTCTCGCGTTCAAGGCCACGTTCCCCCGCGCCCACATCGCCGGCAGCCCCGGCGATCCCGACCTCTACGGCGCACAGCAACACGCCCCGTTGCTGGACGTCGAGGTCCCGATCGAGTAG